The Streptococcus pluranimalium genome contains a region encoding:
- a CDS encoding cation transporter, whose protein sequence is MTQKQVERQSLIVSTIGNFFIGLAGLIIYIVTDLNALLLDGVFSLIAFISTLAAVFISGNSHRKTETFPNGMYFLEPLYGILKSIATLMLLIITLLETSAAAYAFFIHGEGHVIETNLVLPYTISMVILCFGLGFYNRQKNRQINHLSTIIAAESKGNFIDGLISAGVGISILLLKIIPIESALGFLHYTADFFITLILVLFSYKEPLTILTDSFKEFTQSPTRNRQIVPVIHDVFQTHFNKYYHDLDIFIYKQGTHISVRVHILDPANLDLISESVNLKSLILEDLQNSFEFVTVEFAF, encoded by the coding sequence ATGACACAAAAACAAGTTGAGAGACAATCCCTTATCGTATCTACGATCGGAAATTTCTTTATTGGGCTTGCAGGTCTCATTATCTATATTGTGACCGATTTAAATGCCTTGCTTTTAGATGGCGTATTCTCACTGATAGCCTTCATCTCTACTTTAGCAGCTGTCTTTATCTCAGGTAACAGCCACCGTAAAACTGAGACATTTCCTAATGGCATGTACTTTTTAGAGCCCTTATACGGCATCTTGAAATCAATCGCAACGCTTATGCTCCTGATTATTACCTTACTCGAAACAAGCGCTGCTGCCTATGCTTTTTTTATCCACGGAGAAGGGCATGTCATTGAGACCAATTTGGTACTACCTTATACTATCTCGATGGTCATCCTATGCTTTGGGTTAGGATTTTATAATCGTCAGAAAAATCGTCAAATCAATCACTTATCAACTATTATTGCTGCTGAAAGCAAAGGAAATTTTATCGATGGTCTAATTTCTGCGGGAGTGGGTATTTCTATCTTGCTACTAAAAATTATCCCGATAGAAAGTGCTCTTGGCTTTTTGCATTATACTGCAGACTTTTTTATCACTTTAATTCTCGTTCTTTTTTCCTATAAAGAACCTTTAACAATCTTAACAGATTCCTTCAAAGAATTTACACAGTCACCTACTCGAAATAGGCAAATTGTTCCTGTCATCCACGATGTTTTCCAGACACATTTCAATAAATACTATCACGACTTGGATATTTTTATTTACAAGCAGGGAACTCATATCAGTGTTCGAGTCCACATCCTAGACCCAGCCAACTTAGATCTCATCTCAGAATCCGTCAATCTCAAATCCCTTATCCTTGAAGATTTACAAAATTCTTTTGAATTCGTCACTGTTGAATTTGCCTTTTAG
- the nrdE gene encoding class 1b ribonucleoside-diphosphate reductase subunit alpha, with protein MSLKDLGNVTYFRLNNEINRPVDGQIPLHKDKEALAAFFEENVNPNMMPFGSMTDKINYLIENDYIETGFINKYSQAFIESLAQDLKNENFQFKSFMAAYKFHQQYALKTNDGEAYLESMEDRVMFNALYFADGNEELARDLAKEMISQRYQPATPSFLNAGRSRRGELVSCFLIQVTDDMNSIGRSINSALQLSRIGGGVGISLSNLREAGAPIKGFAGAASGVVPVMKLFEDSFSYSNQLGQRQGAGVVYLNVFHPDIISFLSTKKENADEKVRVKTLSLGVTVPDKFYELARKNEDMYLFSPYNIEKEYGIPFNYIDITEKYDELVANPKITKTKINARELETEISKLQQESGYPYIINVDTANRSNPIDGKIIMSNLCSEILQVQQPSMIDDGQNYLTLGTDISCNLGSTNVVNMMTSPDFGRSIKAMTRALTFVTDSSSIEAVPSIKNGNDQAHTFGLGAMGLHSFLAQQHIEYGSPESIEFTDIYFMLLNYWTLVASNEIARERQTTFVGFENSKYADGSYFDKYVTGQFVPKSDLVKDLFKDHFIPQAEDWEALRQAVMADGLYHQNRLAVAPNGSISYINDVSASIHPITQRIEERQEKKIGKIYYPAAGLSTDTIPYYKSAYDMDMRKVIDVYAAATEHVDQGLSLTLFMRSEIPTGLYEWKGSATKQTTRDLSILRNYAFNKGVKSIYYVRTYTDDGDEVGANQCESCVI; from the coding sequence ATGAGTCTTAAAGATTTGGGAAATGTTACTTATTTCCGTTTAAATAATGAAATTAACCGTCCCGTTGATGGACAAATTCCTCTGCATAAGGACAAAGAAGCTCTCGCAGCTTTCTTTGAAGAAAATGTCAACCCTAACATGATGCCTTTTGGTTCAATGACAGATAAAATCAACTATCTGATTGAAAATGATTACATCGAAACAGGTTTCATTAACAAGTATAGCCAAGCATTTATTGAATCCTTAGCCCAAGACTTAAAAAACGAGAATTTCCAATTTAAGTCATTTATGGCGGCTTATAAATTCCACCAACAGTATGCTCTTAAAACAAATGATGGAGAGGCTTACCTAGAAAGCATGGAAGATCGCGTTATGTTTAACGCCCTCTATTTTGCAGATGGTAATGAAGAATTGGCTCGTGATTTAGCTAAAGAAATGATTAGCCAGCGGTATCAACCTGCTACTCCTTCATTTTTAAATGCTGGACGTAGCCGTCGTGGGGAGTTGGTCTCTTGTTTCTTGATCCAAGTGACTGATGATATGAACTCAATCGGCCGTTCAATCAACTCTGCACTTCAACTCTCACGTATTGGTGGTGGTGTTGGTATTTCCCTTTCTAACCTTCGTGAGGCTGGAGCTCCTATCAAAGGTTTTGCTGGAGCTGCATCTGGTGTGGTTCCTGTTATGAAACTCTTTGAGGATAGCTTCTCTTACTCTAACCAACTAGGGCAACGTCAAGGTGCTGGAGTGGTTTATCTCAATGTCTTCCATCCAGACATCATCTCTTTCCTTTCAACCAAAAAAGAAAATGCGGATGAAAAAGTGCGTGTTAAAACCCTGTCACTCGGTGTAACTGTTCCTGATAAATTCTACGAGTTGGCTCGTAAGAACGAGGACATGTACCTCTTTTCTCCTTACAATATTGAAAAAGAATACGGTATCCCATTCAACTACATCGACATCACTGAAAAATATGATGAGTTAGTAGCTAATCCTAAGATTACAAAGACTAAAATCAATGCTCGTGAATTAGAAACGGAGATTTCTAAGTTACAACAAGAGTCTGGATACCCTTATATCATCAATGTTGATACTGCCAACCGTTCTAATCCAATTGATGGTAAAATCATCATGTCCAACTTGTGTTCAGAGATTCTACAAGTACAACAACCAAGCATGATTGACGACGGTCAAAACTATCTTACACTGGGAACAGATATTTCATGTAACCTTGGTTCAACCAACGTTGTAAATATGATGACCTCTCCTGATTTTGGACGTTCGATCAAAGCGATGACACGCGCCCTTACTTTCGTGACAGATTCATCAAGTATCGAAGCCGTTCCATCTATTAAGAACGGTAACGACCAAGCTCATACTTTCGGACTTGGCGCTATGGGACTTCATTCCTTCCTTGCTCAACAGCACATCGAATATGGTAGTCCGGAATCAATTGAGTTTACGGATATTTACTTCATGTTGCTCAACTACTGGACACTTGTAGCTTCTAATGAAATTGCCCGTGAGCGTCAAACGACTTTCGTTGGTTTTGAAAATTCTAAGTATGCTGACGGTAGCTACTTTGACAAGTATGTTACAGGTCAGTTTGTACCGAAATCAGACCTTGTAAAAGACCTCTTCAAAGATCATTTCATTCCTCAAGCAGAAGATTGGGAAGCTTTACGTCAGGCAGTTATGGCTGATGGTCTTTACCACCAAAATCGCCTAGCTGTGGCACCAAATGGTTCTATCTCTTATATCAATGATGTTTCTGCTTCCATTCATCCGATCACACAACGCATTGAAGAGCGTCAAGAGAAAAAAATTGGTAAAATCTATTATCCAGCGGCTGGATTGTCAACAGATACAATCCCATACTACAAATCAGCCTACGATATGGACATGCGTAAAGTGATCGATGTTTACGCTGCTGCTACTGAGCATGTTGACCAGGGTTTGTCATTGACCCTCTTCATGCGTAGCGAAATCCCAACGGGGCTCTACGAATGGAAAGGTAGCGCCACCAAACAAACCACTCGTGATCTATCTATCTTACGTAACTACGCTTTCAACAAAGGTGTCAAATCAATCTACTATGTACGTACCTACACCGATGATGGTGATGAAGTTGGCGCTAACCAGTGTGAATCTTGTGTCATCTAA
- the ptsP gene encoding phosphoenolpyruvate--protein phosphotransferase produces MTEMLKGIAASDGVAVAKAYLLVQPDLSFETVSVSDTDAEEARLDAALAASQDELSVIREKAVGTLGEEAASVFDAHLMVLADPEMIGQIKETIRAKQVNAEAGLKEVTDMFVILFEGMEDNPYMQERAADIRDVAKRVLAHLLGVKLPNPATISEESIVIAHDLTPSDTAQLDKNFVKAFVTNIGGRTSHSAIMARTLEIAAVLGTNNITEIVKDGDVLAVNGITGEVIVNPSQEEIAAFKEAGEAYAKQKAEWALLKDAQTVTADGKHFELAANIGTPKDVEGVNDNGAEAVGLYRTEFLYMDSQDFPTEDEQYEAYKAVLEGMNGKPVVVRTMDIGGDKELPYFDLPDEMNPFLGFRALRISISETGDQMFRTQIRALLRASVHGQLRIMFPMVALLKEFRAAKAVFDEEKANLLAEGVAVADDIQVGIMIEIPAAAMLADQFAKEVDFFSIGTNDLIQYTMAADRMNEQVSYLYQPYNPSILRLINNVIKAAHAEGKWAGMCGEMAGDQQAVPLLVGMGLDEFSMSATSVLRTRSLMKTLDSAKMEEYANRALTECSTAEEVLELQKEYL; encoded by the coding sequence ATGACAGAAATGCTTAAAGGAATCGCAGCATCTGATGGTGTTGCAGTTGCTAAGGCATATCTATTGGTTCAACCGGATTTGTCATTTGAAACTGTTTCAGTTTCAGATACAGATGCAGAAGAAGCTCGTCTGGATGCAGCTCTAGCGGCGTCTCAAGACGAGCTTTCTGTTATCCGTGAAAAAGCCGTAGGTACGCTTGGTGAAGAAGCAGCATCCGTTTTTGATGCTCATTTAATGGTTCTTGCTGACCCAGAAATGATTGGTCAGATTAAAGAAACAATTCGCGCGAAACAAGTTAATGCAGAAGCTGGTTTGAAAGAAGTTACTGATATGTTCGTGATACTTTTTGAAGGTATGGAAGACAACCCATACATGCAAGAACGTGCAGCGGATATTCGTGATGTTGCAAAACGTGTCTTGGCTCACCTCCTTGGTGTGAAATTGCCAAACCCAGCAACGATTAGTGAAGAGTCAATTGTTATTGCGCATGACTTAACACCTTCAGATACAGCTCAACTTGATAAAAACTTTGTTAAAGCTTTCGTAACTAATATTGGTGGACGTACAAGTCACTCAGCTATCATGGCTCGTACTCTTGAAATCGCAGCTGTACTTGGAACTAACAACATTACTGAAATTGTAAAAGATGGTGATGTTTTGGCTGTTAATGGAATTACTGGTGAAGTTATCGTTAACCCAAGCCAAGAAGAAATCGCAGCTTTCAAAGAAGCTGGTGAAGCTTATGCCAAACAAAAAGCTGAATGGGCACTTCTTAAAGATGCACAAACTGTTACAGCTGATGGTAAGCACTTTGAATTAGCAGCTAACATTGGTACACCAAAAGATGTCGAAGGTGTTAATGATAATGGTGCTGAAGCTGTAGGACTTTACCGTACAGAATTCTTGTACATGGATTCTCAAGACTTCCCTACAGAAGATGAGCAATATGAAGCCTATAAAGCTGTGCTTGAAGGCATGAACGGTAAACCGGTTGTGGTTCGTACAATGGATATCGGTGGAGATAAGGAACTGCCTTACTTCGATCTTCCTGATGAAATGAACCCATTCCTTGGATTCCGCGCACTTCGTATCTCAATTTCTGAGACTGGTGATCAAATGTTCCGTACACAGATTCGTGCTCTTCTTCGTGCGTCTGTACACGGTCAATTGCGCATCATGTTCCCAATGGTTGCTCTACTTAAAGAATTCCGTGCAGCAAAAGCAGTCTTCGATGAAGAAAAAGCTAACTTGCTCGCTGAAGGTGTAGCAGTAGCCGATGACATTCAAGTTGGTATCATGATTGAAATCCCAGCTGCAGCAATGCTTGCTGATCAATTTGCGAAAGAAGTTGACTTCTTCTCAATTGGTACAAATGACCTTATCCAATACACAATGGCAGCAGATCGTATGAACGAACAAGTGTCATACCTTTACCAACCATATAACCCATCAATCCTTCGTTTGATTAACAATGTTATCAAAGCAGCTCATGCTGAAGGGAAATGGGCAGGTATGTGTGGTGAGATGGCTGGTGATCAACAAGCTGTACCGCTCCTTGTTGGAATGGGTCTCGACGAGTTTTCTATGTCAGCGACATCTGTACTTCGTACACGTAGCTTGATGAAAACTCTTGATTCAGCAAAAATGGAAGAGTATGCCAATCGTGCTCTTACAGAATGTTCAACTGCTGAAGAAGTTCTTGAACTTCAAAAGGAATATCTATAA
- a CDS encoding amino acid permease has protein sequence MVSIFRQKNTSLDKTEMKRHLKVIDLVFLGLGSMVGTGIFTITGIGAAQYAGPALIISIALSAIAVGIFALFYAEFASRIPANGGAYSYIYATLGEFPAWIAGWLIIMEFLFAVSSVASGWGSYLKGLLANYGIQLPAAINGTFNPAKGQFIDLLPVLVMLFVTAIVLMDSKKAMRFNSALVVLKFSALVLFIVLGLFFLKPDNWTPFSPFGWGNPIGGRSGILAGASIMFFAFLGFESISMAVDEVHDPQKKVPKGITLSLMIVTAIYMLVTLILTGMVHYTKLNISDAVSYALRSVGLTWAGNYVSVVAILTLITVCISMTFALSRTIYSISRDGLLPKTLSQVTKKSRIPRNATLVTGVGAMIFAGMVPLASLAEFVNITTLAYLMLLAIAIIVLRKQAGLPKEGEFKMPFVPVLPIIAIVICLVFMSQYQAVTWIAFIVALGLGTLIYVSYGYQHSTINDGK, from the coding sequence ATAGTGTCTATTTTTCGTCAAAAAAATACCAGTCTAGATAAGACTGAAATGAAACGTCATCTTAAGGTTATTGACCTTGTCTTTCTGGGACTTGGTTCGATGGTAGGAACAGGTATTTTCACCATTACAGGTATTGGTGCAGCGCAATACGCTGGTCCTGCCTTAATTATTTCCATTGCGCTTTCTGCCATTGCTGTAGGTATTTTTGCGCTTTTTTATGCTGAATTTGCCTCACGCATTCCTGCTAATGGGGGTGCTTACTCTTATATTTATGCTACACTGGGAGAGTTTCCAGCTTGGATTGCTGGTTGGTTGATTATCATGGAATTTCTCTTTGCAGTCTCTAGTGTTGCTTCAGGGTGGGGATCTTACTTAAAAGGTTTGCTGGCTAATTATGGCATCCAGCTGCCAGCTGCAATCAACGGAACCTTTAACCCAGCTAAGGGGCAGTTTATCGATCTTCTGCCAGTTCTGGTGATGCTATTTGTGACAGCGATTGTTCTCATGGATTCTAAAAAAGCCATGCGTTTCAATAGTGCTCTGGTTGTTCTCAAGTTTTCAGCTTTGGTTCTCTTTATTGTTCTTGGTCTTTTCTTCTTAAAACCTGATAACTGGACGCCATTCTCGCCTTTTGGCTGGGGAAATCCTATTGGTGGTCGTTCAGGGATTCTTGCAGGTGCCTCCATTATGTTCTTTGCCTTTCTTGGTTTTGAATCCATTTCCATGGCAGTTGATGAAGTCCATGACCCTCAAAAGAAGGTACCTAAGGGGATTACCTTGTCATTAATGATTGTGACAGCTATTTATATGCTAGTTACCTTAATTTTAACAGGTATGGTGCATTATACCAAGCTCAATATTTCAGATGCGGTCTCTTATGCACTACGCTCTGTAGGATTGACTTGGGCTGGTAATTATGTTTCGGTTGTAGCTATTTTGACCTTGATTACGGTTTGTATTTCCATGACATTCGCCCTATCAAGAACGATTTATAGTATCAGTCGTGACGGTTTGCTTCCTAAAACTCTCAGTCAGGTGACTAAAAAATCTCGCATCCCTAGAAATGCAACACTAGTAACTGGTGTAGGAGCGATGATATTTGCTGGTATGGTGCCATTAGCTAGTTTAGCTGAGTTTGTCAATATCACAACCCTTGCTTATCTCATGCTTTTAGCCATTGCTATCATCGTTTTACGAAAACAAGCAGGTTTACCAAAAGAGGGCGAATTTAAAATGCCATTTGTGCCTGTTTTACCGATCATTGCTATTGTCATTTGTCTAGTCTTTATGAGCCAGTATCAAGCTGTGACCTGGATTGCTTTCATAGTAGCTTTAGGTTTAGGAACTTTGATTTATGTCAGTTATGGTTATCAACACTCGACGATCAATGATGGGAAATAA
- a CDS encoding DUF3169 family protein: MKKNSRLLRELKSFDFWLLGGMLVGLFGGIILRILTYLRFDFMTINWLWLLKIGIYSLLALVLSTNLVTGLMMVKIKKELPLLKKSSSDDNDERECKLNIRLSHVIIWQNISMVILLSILCLSTLYAWNKVYWLLGLDLLLIVLVVLSQVYAVKLYNKLRGTNVSALQDKKSLMDNGMQMNEGELQAEKETAYEIFITLSTSLIPTLYVIIFFISAFTQTSPILAVSVLTIIYLYINIAQFKTVRNFFK; the protein is encoded by the coding sequence ATGAAAAAGAATAGTCGTTTACTTCGTGAGTTAAAAAGTTTTGATTTCTGGCTGCTAGGAGGTATGTTAGTTGGTTTATTTGGTGGCATAATTCTTAGAATCTTAACCTATCTGAGATTTGACTTTATGACCATTAATTGGTTGTGGTTATTAAAAATAGGTATCTATAGTTTGCTAGCACTTGTTTTGAGCACCAATCTCGTTACAGGTTTAATGATGGTGAAAATAAAAAAAGAGCTCCCCTTACTAAAAAAATCATCTTCTGATGATAATGATGAAAGGGAGTGCAAGCTCAATATTAGATTATCTCATGTCATCATATGGCAAAATATCAGCATGGTTATTTTACTTTCTATTTTATGTTTGTCGACGCTTTATGCTTGGAATAAAGTGTACTGGCTTCTAGGTTTAGACTTGTTATTGATTGTTCTAGTAGTGCTTAGTCAAGTTTATGCTGTTAAGTTATATAACAAACTTCGAGGAACCAATGTCTCAGCTTTACAAGACAAGAAATCTCTTATGGATAATGGAATGCAGATGAATGAGGGAGAGTTACAGGCTGAGAAGGAAACTGCTTATGAGATTTTCATAACCTTGAGTACATCACTTATACCGACGCTTTATGTTATTATTTTCTTTATAAGTGCATTTACCCAGACTTCACCAATTTTGGCAGTGAGTGTTTTAACGATTATTTATCTTTATATTAACATTGCTCAATTCAAAACAGTTCGTAACTTCTTCAAGTAG
- the nrdH gene encoding glutaredoxin-like protein NrdH — MSNITIFSKNNCMQCKMTKKFLEKEGVSFKEINIDEEPEHIEYVKSLGFAAAPVIQAGDVVFSGFQPAKLKEIV; from the coding sequence ATGAGTAACATTACTATTTTTTCAAAAAACAACTGCATGCAATGTAAAATGACTAAAAAATTCCTAGAAAAGGAAGGTGTTTCATTCAAAGAAATCAACATTGACGAAGAACCTGAACACATCGAATACGTGAAAAGTTTAGGATTTGCAGCAGCTCCAGTTATCCAAGCTGGCGATGTTGTTTTTTCTGGATTTCAACCTGCTAAACTCAAAGAAATTGTCTAA
- a CDS encoding NADP-dependent glyceraldehyde-3-phosphate dehydrogenase, which produces MSKQYKNLVNGEWKLSDNDIKIYAPATGEELGSVPAMSQEDVDYVYETARAAQPAWRALSYVERAAYLHKAADILVRDAEKIGAVLSKEVAKGYKAAVSEVIRTAEIVRYAAEEGVRMEGEVLEGGSFDAASKKKIAIVRREPLGLVLAISPFNYPVNLAGSKIAPALISGNVVALKPPTQGSISGLLLAEVFAEAGLPAGVFSTITGRGSVIGDYIVEHEAVNFINFTGSTPVGERIGKMAGMRPIMLELGGKDSAIVLKDADLEKAAKNIVDGAFGYSGQRCTAVKRVLVQEEVADELVEIIREKVLKLTIGNPEDNADITPLIDTGAADFVEGLINDAVEKGAEVKTEIKREGNLICPVLFDKVTTDMKLAWEEPFGPVLPVIRVKSVEEAIEISNQSEYGLQASVFTNDFPLAFSIAEQLEVGTVHINNKTQRGTDNFPFLGAKKSGAGVQGVKYSIEAMTSVKSVVFDIK; this is translated from the coding sequence TTGTCTAAACAATATAAAAACCTTGTCAACGGAGAGTGGAAACTTTCAGATAATGACATTAAAATCTACGCTCCAGCAACAGGAGAAGAACTAGGATCTGTCCCAGCTATGAGTCAAGAAGATGTTGACTACGTTTACGAAACTGCTCGCGCTGCTCAACCAGCATGGCGTGCACTTTCTTATGTAGAACGTGCAGCTTACCTTCATAAAGCTGCAGATATCCTTGTTCGTGATGCTGAAAAAATTGGGGCTGTTCTTTCTAAAGAAGTTGCTAAGGGTTATAAAGCAGCGGTTTCTGAAGTTATTCGTACAGCAGAAATTGTCCGCTATGCAGCTGAAGAAGGTGTTCGTATGGAAGGTGAGGTTCTTGAGGGCGGTAGTTTTGATGCTGCTAGCAAGAAAAAAATTGCCATCGTTCGTCGTGAACCTCTTGGTCTAGTGCTTGCTATTTCACCGTTTAACTATCCCGTTAACTTGGCAGGTTCAAAAATTGCTCCAGCCTTGATTTCAGGGAATGTTGTTGCTCTTAAACCACCAACGCAAGGATCAATTTCAGGTCTATTATTGGCTGAAGTATTTGCTGAAGCTGGTCTTCCAGCTGGTGTCTTCAGTACCATTACAGGGCGTGGTTCTGTTATTGGTGACTACATTGTAGAACATGAAGCTGTTAACTTTATTAACTTTACAGGTTCAACTCCAGTTGGTGAACGTATCGGTAAAATGGCTGGTATGCGTCCAATCATGCTTGAGCTTGGTGGTAAAGACTCAGCTATCGTTCTTAAAGATGCAGACCTTGAGAAAGCAGCTAAAAACATCGTAGATGGTGCCTTTGGTTACTCAGGTCAACGTTGTACAGCGGTTAAACGTGTTCTTGTACAAGAAGAAGTTGCTGATGAACTTGTCGAAATCATCCGTGAAAAAGTTCTTAAATTAACAATCGGTAACCCAGAAGATAATGCGGATATCACACCACTTATCGATACTGGTGCTGCAGACTTTGTTGAAGGACTTATTAATGATGCTGTTGAAAAAGGCGCTGAAGTTAAGACTGAAATCAAACGTGAAGGTAATCTTATCTGCCCAGTCCTTTTTGATAAGGTAACGACTGATATGAAATTAGCTTGGGAAGAACCATTCGGTCCTGTCCTTCCAGTTATCCGTGTTAAATCAGTTGAAGAAGCTATTGAGATTTCAAACCAATCTGAATACGGTCTTCAAGCTTCTGTATTTACAAACGACTTCCCACTTGCTTTCTCAATTGCAGAACAGCTTGAAGTTGGTACAGTACACATCAATAACAAAACACAACGCGGTACCGATAATTTCCCATTCTTGGGAGCTAAAAAATCTGGTGCTGGTGTCCAAGGGGTTAAATACTCTATTGAAGCTATGACTTCTGTAAAATCGGTTGTCTTTGATATTAAATAA
- a CDS encoding phosphocarrier protein HPr, whose product MASKDFHIVAETGIHARPATLLVQTASKFASDITLDYKGKAVNLKSIMGVMSLGVGQGADVTISAEGADADDALAAIEETMTKEGLA is encoded by the coding sequence ATGGCTTCTAAAGATTTTCATATTGTAGCAGAAACAGGTATTCACGCTCGTCCAGCTACTTTGCTTGTTCAAACAGCTAGCAAATTTGCTTCAGACATCACTCTTGACTACAAAGGTAAAGCAGTTAACCTTAAATCAATCATGGGTGTTATGAGTCTTGGTGTTGGTCAAGGTGCTGATGTTACAATTTCTGCAGAAGGTGCAGACGCTGACGATGCTCTTGCAGCAATCGAAGAAACAATGACAAAAGAAGGATTGGCATAA
- a CDS encoding helix-turn-helix transcriptional regulator yields the protein MEYILKNRLKELRARDGVNQTQMAKLAGVSRQTISLIERGEYTPSIVIAMKIAQVFKEPVENVFRLEGGENEKE from the coding sequence ATGGAATATATCTTAAAAAATCGCCTTAAGGAATTGCGAGCAAGAGATGGTGTTAATCAGACCCAGATGGCAAAACTGGCAGGAGTATCGCGTCAGACCATCAGTTTGATAGAACGAGGGGAATACACGCCATCAATTGTTATTGCAATGAAAATTGCTCAGGTGTTTAAAGAGCCTGTTGAAAATGTCTTTCGATTAGAGGGGGGAGAAAATGAAAAAGAATAG
- a CDS encoding ribonucleotide reductase stimulatory protein: MKVAFHTLTGQTARFINKLDIAQDDIITLMPSGQTPHCHHKFVVIIPTYNDNFDYVEDFIEDNLAHCYGIIGIGNRNFGPDFCREAKELAQKYQLPLLHELEFSGTVEDTNIVKGILAHES, translated from the coding sequence TTGAAGGTTGCCTTTCATACCCTTACTGGTCAGACAGCCAGATTTATCAACAAACTTGACATCGCCCAAGATGATATTATAACACTGATGCCAAGTGGGCAAACACCTCACTGTCATCATAAGTTTGTTGTCATTATTCCCACTTACAATGACAATTTTGACTATGTTGAAGATTTTATTGAAGACAATCTAGCACATTGTTACGGTATCATTGGTATCGGCAATCGAAACTTCGGCCCTGATTTTTGTCGTGAAGCCAAGGAATTAGCACAAAAATATCAGCTACCACTGCTCCATGAATTGGAATTTAGCGGTACTGTAGAAGACACTAACATAGTAAAAGGAATCTTAGCGCATGAGTCTTAA
- the nrdF gene encoding class 1b ribonucleoside-diphosphate reductase subunit beta, whose translation MTKFTYYEAINWNEIEDVIDKSTWEKLTEQFWLDTRIPLSNDLDDWRKLSADEKDLVGKVFGGLTLLDTLQSETGVEAIRADVRTPHEEAVLNNIQFMESVHAKSYSSIFSTLNTKKEIEDIFEWTNTNPYLQRKAEIINEIYKNGDALQKKVASTFLETFLFYSGFFTPLYYLGNNKLANVAEIIKLIIRDESVHGTYIGYKFQLGFNELSEDKQEEFREWMYDLLYTLYENEEKYTETLYDNVGWTEEVMTFLRYNANKALMNLGQDPLFPDTANDVNPIVMNGISTGTSNHDFFSQVGNGYLLGSVEAMQDDDYNMGL comes from the coding sequence ATGACAAAATTTACTTATTATGAAGCCATCAACTGGAATGAAATCGAAGATGTGATTGATAAATCCACTTGGGAAAAATTGACAGAACAATTTTGGCTTGACACCCGTATCCCACTCTCTAATGATTTAGATGATTGGCGTAAACTATCTGCTGATGAAAAAGACCTTGTTGGGAAAGTTTTTGGTGGCCTTACCCTTCTTGATACTCTTCAATCTGAGACAGGAGTTGAGGCTATCCGTGCCGATGTTCGTACGCCACACGAAGAAGCTGTCCTTAATAATATTCAGTTTATGGAATCAGTCCATGCCAAATCTTACTCTTCCATCTTTTCAACGCTTAACACTAAAAAAGAGATTGAAGATATTTTCGAATGGACTAATACCAACCCTTACCTCCAACGTAAAGCAGAAATCATCAATGAAATCTACAAGAACGGTGATGCTCTTCAGAAAAAAGTGGCTTCTACTTTCTTGGAAACCTTCCTCTTCTACTCTGGTTTCTTTACACCTTTATACTATTTAGGGAATAACAAACTGGCTAACGTCGCTGAAATCATTAAATTGATCATCCGTGATGAATCTGTTCACGGTACTTACATTGGTTACAAATTCCAATTAGGCTTTAACGAATTGTCCGAAGATAAGCAAGAAGAATTCCGTGAGTGGATGTATGACCTTCTTTATACGCTTTATGAAAATGAAGAAAAATATACGGAAACACTCTATGACAATGTCGGCTGGACCGAAGAAGTCATGACTTTCCTTCGCTATAATGCTAACAAAGCTCTTATGAACTTGGGGCAAGATCCACTTTTCCCAGATACAGCAAATGATGTTAATCCAATTGTCATGAATGGTATTTCAACAGGAACATCTAACCACGACTTCTTTAGTCAGGTTGGTAATGGTTACCTACTTGGTAGTGTTGAAGCCATGCAAGATGATGATTACAACATGGGACTATAG